The Anastrepha ludens isolate Willacy chromosome 2, idAnaLude1.1, whole genome shotgun sequence genome contains a region encoding:
- the LOC128857818 gene encoding uncharacterized protein LOC128857818 yields the protein MVGTSNCKRIYKQHKPMICYNKPPSAQVNPTEYESKREDALTGAIVEALIVPKRTARTWTMQAGDLCRITVCEGSQVGDMNFWNLDNTKEHFYSGKTRQLHSTHLNVYDRLWSNFPYLRPMATFVHNTLADYGIDEDGGALHDVVGTRCDDYTYKLITGKERVGSCHSSLTKAVVEERGLKEEDVHDVWNIFMCTGFTRDTQQYFCKPSPARKGDYIEFIAEINLLLALSACPQGDVSVTVGDEVPDEVCHPLKVEVFRKKCIDKKI from the exons atggtTGGCACTTCGAACTGCAAACGCATCTACAAACAGCACAAACCAATGATCTGCTATAATAAACCTCCCTCGGCACAAGTCAACCCAACAGAGTACGAAAGCAAACGGGAAGATGCACTCACAGGTGCGATCGTCGAGGCGCTGATCGTGCCAAAGCGCACAGCACGCACCTGGACAATGCAAGCTGGCGACTTATGTCGCATCACTGTCTGCGAGGGCTCACAAGTGGGTGACATGAACTTCTGGAACTTAGATAATACCAAAGAACATTTCTATTCGGGCAAAACACGTCAACTGCACAGTACACATCTGAATGTGTACGATCGCTTGTGGAGCAATTTTCCCTATTTACGGCCAATGGCCACCTTTGTTCACAACACTCTAGCCGATTATGGCATAGATGAGGATGGTGGTGCACTGCACGATGTGGTTGGCACGCGCTGTGATGATTACACATACAAGTTGATCACCGGCAAAGAACGTGTGGGCAGTTGTCATAGTTCGTTGACAAAAGCAGTGGTGGAGGAGCGTGGTTTGAAGGAGGAAGATGTGCATGATGTGTGGAATATTTTCATGTGCACCGGTTTCACAAGA GATactcaacaatatttctgtaaaCCCAGTCCTGCACGCAAAGGCGATTACATCGAATTTATTGCCGAAATAAATCTTTTGCTTGCCTTAAGTGCCTGCCCACAAGGTGACGTTTCCGTAACGGTGGGCGATGAAGTGCCCGACGAGGTCTGTCATCCATTAAAGGTGGAAGTTTTccgcaaaaaatgtattgataagaaaatataa